From Cellulomonas chengniuliangii, the proteins below share one genomic window:
- a CDS encoding MarR family winged helix-turn-helix transcriptional regulator, with the protein MSRSGANLALLLLGAYRRLVDDAVAELAARGYPDVRPSHDFAMRAILAGADNASELGRRLSVSKQAAAKTIATLLERGYIARETDPHDARRKRIEVTPLGLQVMSVGESIFDDLRRGWADQIGSRELVALEARLTELVGDARVRSEEPGWVAGGGGD; encoded by the coding sequence GTGTCCCGATCAGGTGCCAACCTCGCGCTGCTGCTCCTGGGCGCCTACCGCCGGCTCGTGGACGACGCGGTCGCCGAGCTGGCCGCCCGGGGATATCCCGATGTGCGGCCGTCGCACGACTTCGCGATGCGGGCGATCCTCGCGGGCGCCGACAACGCCTCCGAGCTCGGCCGCCGCCTGTCCGTCTCCAAGCAGGCCGCGGCCAAGACCATCGCGACGCTGCTCGAACGCGGCTACATCGCCCGCGAGACCGACCCGCACGACGCCCGGCGCAAGCGCATCGAGGTCACGCCGCTGGGACTCCAGGTCATGAGCGTGGGCGAGTCGATCTTCGACGACCTGCGGCGCGGCTGGGCCGATCAGATCGGCAGTCGCGAGCTCGTTGCGCTGGAGGCACGGCTCACGGAGCTCGTCGGGGACGCGCGCGTCCGGTCAGAGGAGCCCGGATGGGTGGCCGGCGGCGGCGGCGACTAG
- a CDS encoding alpha/beta fold hydrolase — MTGTASGSVLADVVHHTVDVNGTTLHYVAAGEQSSPVLLVHGFPESWWAFHRLIPFLAASHRVFAVDLRGFGDSAVAAEGHDSATAAEDLHHLIRHLDVGPVHLAAQDISGGTAFRLATAHPADVASLTTIEMGLAGFGLEGFADVTHGGSWHIGALAAPGIPDLLFAGRERALLGEWAFPSMTAVAGAVTDDDIAELARGYARPGGWNGAAGLYRSMLAEGEEVRALAAAQPLGLPILAVGGFGGPFTEGTVQQVSTGDVTSVLLEGVGHYVALEAPQALADAMLPFLDRVDGA; from the coding sequence ATGACCGGCACCGCATCGGGGAGCGTCCTCGCGGACGTCGTCCACCACACCGTCGACGTGAACGGGACCACGCTGCACTACGTCGCGGCGGGGGAGCAGAGCTCGCCCGTCCTGCTGGTCCACGGCTTCCCCGAGTCGTGGTGGGCGTTCCACCGGCTCATCCCGTTCCTCGCCGCGAGCCACCGGGTGTTCGCCGTCGACCTGCGCGGCTTCGGCGACTCCGCCGTCGCTGCGGAGGGCCACGACAGCGCCACCGCGGCGGAGGACCTGCACCACCTCATCCGCCACCTCGACGTCGGCCCCGTGCACCTCGCAGCCCAGGACATCAGCGGCGGCACGGCCTTCCGCCTCGCCACCGCCCACCCCGCCGACGTCGCCAGCCTCACCACGATCGAGATGGGCCTGGCCGGCTTCGGGCTCGAGGGGTTCGCGGACGTCACGCACGGCGGGTCCTGGCACATCGGCGCCCTCGCGGCGCCCGGCATCCCCGACCTGCTCTTCGCGGGGCGCGAGCGCGCGCTGCTGGGGGAGTGGGCGTTCCCGTCTATGACGGCCGTCGCCGGCGCCGTGACGGATGACGACATCGCCGAGCTCGCCCGCGGCTATGCCCGCCCGGGTGGCTGGAACGGCGCCGCAGGCCTGTATCGGTCGATGCTCGCGGAGGGCGAGGAGGTGCGGGCTCTGGCCGCCGCCCAGCCGCTGGGCCTCCCGATCCTTGCGGTCGGCGGGTTCGGCGGGCCGTTCACCGAGGGGACGGTCCAGCAGGTGTCGACGGGTGACGTCACGTCCGTGCTGCTCGAGGGCGTCGGCCACTACGTCGCGCTCGAGGCTCCGCAGGCGCTCGCCGACGCGATGCTGCCGTTCCTCGACAGGGTCGACGGGGCGTGA
- a CDS encoding TetR/AcrR family transcriptional regulator, producing MTTPRPRKDAVRNWQRIVEVGREHVDAGRPLQLNEIARVASVGVATVYRHFPSSEALMEALAQPGLAELIDLGEHALNGREPAGALEEFLVGALQAQAADPALAHVFAASQHEQAATRGDMERLRALLGDLLDRAHAIGEVDPDVTVADLVPLVCGIVHAAALRTGDKAGRAAAVRRYLGVALRGLRPTA from the coding sequence ATGACGACGCCCCGCCCCCGCAAGGACGCCGTCCGCAACTGGCAGCGCATCGTCGAGGTCGGCCGCGAGCACGTGGACGCGGGTCGCCCCCTCCAGCTCAACGAGATCGCGCGGGTCGCCTCGGTGGGCGTCGCCACCGTGTACCGGCACTTTCCCAGCAGCGAGGCGCTCATGGAGGCCCTCGCGCAGCCCGGGCTCGCCGAGCTGATCGACCTCGGCGAGCACGCCCTGAACGGCCGCGAGCCGGCAGGCGCGCTCGAGGAGTTCCTGGTCGGCGCGCTGCAGGCCCAGGCGGCAGATCCAGCCCTCGCCCATGTCTTCGCCGCCTCGCAGCACGAGCAGGCAGCCACCCGTGGGGACATGGAGCGCCTGCGGGCCCTACTCGGAGACCTGCTCGACCGGGCGCATGCGATCGGCGAGGTCGATCCTGACGTCACCGTGGCCGACCTGGTGCCGCTCGTGTGCGGGATCGTGCACGCGGCAGCCCTCCGCACGGGCGACAAGGCCGGCCGGGCCGCCGCCGTCCGCCGCTACCTGGGCGTGGCGCTTCGAGGCCTGCGACCCACCGCCTGA
- a CDS encoding alpha/beta hydrolase family esterase, giving the protein MNVDVDGMARSVTVVGEPGGEGSRALVLVFHGSRQDGQVHRAFTGKAYDALAQQGAVVAYLDGYRGNWNDARRQSTFPARVAGIDDTGFARAVIDALVARHGIDRQRVFAVGYSNGGQMVLRLVHEAPGLLAGAAVIAATMPAPGDFLVNDGPGPGVPVPVLLVHGTKDRIVPYGGGEMSRWARTVFKVGGRSLSMPETAAYFAHRNGITAEPVRTAVTGCGRGRRQTWVERTRYAQDGSAPVDLYTVHGGGHTVPGPRSAPFVLGATNHDVSAAELVSEFFGLDGRSRRSPGLVSRAPAP; this is encoded by the coding sequence ATGAACGTCGACGTGGATGGCATGGCGCGAAGCGTCACGGTGGTCGGGGAGCCCGGCGGGGAGGGGTCCCGCGCGCTGGTGCTCGTCTTCCATGGCTCCCGGCAAGACGGGCAGGTCCACCGGGCGTTCACCGGCAAGGCCTACGACGCGCTCGCCCAGCAGGGCGCTGTCGTCGCCTACCTCGACGGCTACCGGGGGAACTGGAACGACGCGCGTCGGCAGAGCACGTTCCCCGCGCGGGTTGCGGGCATCGACGACACAGGCTTCGCCCGCGCGGTGATCGACGCCCTGGTGGCGAGGCACGGCATCGACCGCCAGCGAGTGTTCGCCGTGGGGTACTCCAACGGCGGGCAGATGGTGCTGCGCCTCGTCCACGAGGCGCCAGGGCTGCTGGCGGGCGCGGCCGTCATCGCGGCCACGATGCCGGCGCCGGGGGACTTCCTCGTGAATGACGGCCCCGGGCCTGGTGTCCCGGTGCCCGTGCTGCTGGTGCACGGCACCAAGGACCGGATCGTGCCCTACGGCGGCGGTGAGATGTCACGCTGGGCGCGCACGGTGTTCAAGGTCGGCGGGCGCTCGCTGTCGATGCCGGAGACGGCCGCCTACTTCGCCCACCGCAACGGGATCACCGCCGAGCCGGTCCGCACCGCGGTCACGGGGTGTGGCCGGGGCCGACGGCAGACCTGGGTCGAGCGCACCCGGTACGCGCAGGACGGGTCCGCGCCGGTGGACCTGTACACCGTGCACGGCGGCGGGCACACCGTCCCCGGTCCGCGCAGCGCGCCGTTCGTCCTGGGCGCGACCAACCATGACGTGAGCGCCGCCGAGCTCGTGAGCGAGTTCTTCGGGCTCGACGGCCGATCGCGCCGATCGCCTGGGCTGGTCAGCCGCGCACCAGCTCCGTGA
- a CDS encoding SMI1/KNR4 family protein, with the protein MPAAEVTQALTDWEQRLRGLGARGMPQLRPGLSAAQIDAISNEFGVQLPEDAVAIWAWHDGEQVAAGSTALAPYREFHPLREALNLSRTWTQDAVARGFAEDEAFAHVIFRAELVPVLGYQLPLVLDCTDPHATSTTTVVWTPDGGLQDMPHLTMVERITWWHWALDHGAWSISPDGAWNVDFTRYPGAGGDLSVKDVLS; encoded by the coding sequence ATGCCCGCCGCCGAGGTCACACAAGCACTGACCGATTGGGAGCAGCGGCTGCGTGGCCTCGGCGCGCGGGGCATGCCCCAGCTGCGCCCGGGCCTGTCGGCAGCGCAGATCGACGCCATCAGCAACGAGTTCGGCGTCCAACTGCCAGAGGACGCCGTGGCGATCTGGGCCTGGCACGACGGTGAGCAAGTCGCTGCGGGGTCAACTGCCCTGGCGCCCTACCGCGAGTTCCACCCACTGCGGGAGGCGCTGAACCTGTCGCGCACCTGGACGCAGGACGCGGTCGCGCGGGGGTTCGCGGAGGACGAGGCGTTCGCCCACGTCATCTTCCGTGCCGAGCTCGTACCGGTCCTGGGGTACCAGCTCCCGCTCGTGCTCGACTGCACTGACCCGCACGCCACCAGCACGACCACGGTCGTGTGGACGCCCGACGGCGGACTTCAGGACATGCCGCACCTGACGATGGTCGAGCGGATCACCTGGTGGCACTGGGCGCTCGACCACGGGGCGTGGTCGATCAGCCCGGACGGCGCCTGGAACGTCGACTTCACTCGCTACCCGGGCGCCGGTGGCGACTTGAGCGTCAAGGACGTCCTGTCGTGA
- a CDS encoding NucA/NucB deoxyribonuclease domain-containing protein yields MRALRPALAAIAALLFTSGIAATPAAATSIYDPVTQSSLRNLVTAMQSWSMFDGGDKYTGVTAAELRGWGWSVGANTNVNIYIEGDGSSWRATAQDIRPGATEYTFTSAIPVSGARPGSVTASVPQPPVQAATAGVTIHELGTNVDLDQLAYALVAGGVTFEEVCLIGNVAPGPNVLGGSLKDHTKACTAAAAVSGATMRSVLAAMAKVAPGVLAVVALYALGDGTAPATAPGWVNNPDPRPTGPMVPPASLPNGVWKYDKLVQRVATLNDLQPEWSRVAIQQCLAVTAAALVSTNPYKDCQEKPIFMSGQLDVPEATNHDLQAIAQHPAWVELNYRPATLNPSPRQWYASHPDCAAAAGTNGTLQCDEYPFFATEQGGGAAVPTPSLKVIDGPQNVDQGNKYGAFVLGCRVQNGDSFLAIPIPPSAPHVPTLQICNPK; encoded by the coding sequence ATGAGAGCACTACGCCCAGCGCTCGCGGCCATAGCCGCGCTCCTGTTCACCAGCGGCATCGCCGCAACCCCAGCCGCCGCCACGTCGATCTACGACCCGGTCACCCAGTCCAGCCTGCGCAACCTGGTGACCGCGATGCAGTCCTGGTCGATGTTCGACGGCGGCGACAAGTACACCGGCGTGACCGCCGCAGAGCTGCGCGGCTGGGGGTGGTCCGTGGGGGCGAACACCAACGTCAACATCTACATCGAGGGTGACGGCAGCTCCTGGCGGGCCACCGCCCAGGACATCCGCCCCGGCGCCACGGAGTACACCTTCACCTCCGCCATCCCGGTCAGCGGCGCTCGTCCCGGCTCGGTGACCGCATCCGTGCCGCAGCCGCCGGTCCAAGCCGCCACGGCGGGGGTGACCATCCACGAACTAGGAACGAACGTCGACCTCGACCAGCTCGCATACGCGCTGGTCGCTGGTGGGGTGACCTTCGAGGAGGTCTGCCTGATCGGCAACGTCGCCCCCGGGCCGAACGTGCTTGGCGGGTCACTCAAGGACCACACCAAGGCATGCACTGCCGCGGCAGCGGTCAGCGGCGCGACGATGCGCTCGGTGCTTGCCGCCATGGCGAAGGTCGCCCCCGGCGTCCTGGCGGTCGTAGCTCTCTACGCCCTCGGTGACGGCACCGCCCCCGCGACCGCGCCCGGCTGGGTCAACAACCCCGACCCTCGCCCGACCGGCCCGATGGTCCCGCCGGCAAGCCTGCCGAACGGCGTGTGGAAGTACGACAAGCTCGTCCAGCGGGTAGCGACGCTGAACGATCTCCAGCCTGAGTGGTCGCGAGTAGCCATCCAGCAGTGCCTCGCCGTGACGGCCGCCGCCCTGGTCTCGACGAACCCGTACAAGGACTGCCAGGAGAAGCCGATCTTTATGTCCGGCCAGCTCGACGTCCCTGAAGCCACCAACCACGATCTGCAGGCCATCGCGCAGCACCCGGCATGGGTCGAGCTGAACTACCGGCCGGCGACGCTGAATCCGAGCCCGCGGCAGTGGTATGCCAGTCATCCCGACTGTGCAGCCGCTGCTGGAACCAACGGCACCCTGCAGTGCGACGAGTACCCGTTCTTCGCCACAGAGCAAGGTGGCGGGGCCGCGGTTCCCACTCCGAGCCTCAAGGTGATCGACGGCCCTCAGAATGTCGATCAAGGCAACAAGTACGGCGCGTTCGTGCTCGGCTGCCGCGTGCAGAACGGCGACTCGTTCCTCGCGATCCCCATTCCCCCGAGCGCCCCGCACGTCCCGACCCTGCAGATCTGCAACCCGAAGTGA